The window ACCATATTCTGCCATAGGAAGAACTTGAAATGAATAatcagtttgaaattttcaaacgtTGGTTGGAGTGCCATCAGTTCTTGGTCCTTCGTTACCTTAAAAAAGTAATGTTAGTAATGTTTCATCTCTCCATAAAGTTTAAAGGCCCCATGACACCTTCTTTAAATCTTGTTTCCAGGGCACATGATGCATTGTGTCGGCCCTGGGCTTCCATTATTTGCAAAAAAACTctttttcaaaaaaaggaaaggtCTGCCACATCGTAGGGCAATAGGAGTGGTATCAATACTTTGAGGTATAATCTTTCAATAATCTCAAACTTCAGTTGGAGACAAGCTCACTGCCAGAGATGACACGATGCTGTGACGTACATGACTTTTGCTACGATACATGTGGTAAAGTCCGAGCAGACTGTGATGACCAGTTTCAGCTGTGTTTGTATGAGATGTGTGAGGCAAAGAAGACAACGTTTACAACTGATCAGTACGAAGGTGAGAGTCTCCTGCATAGATAATCTTTGGTCCTCGGGGTTGGCACTAATTCCCAAAATTGATGCAGTTTCAGCAATCACAGTATTGACACTTATTGATTTGAGTCAAGTCATTTTTCAAACTTTAAAGTATCACATCATCTTTAGACCATGCAAATTCAGTGTAGATAGAATCAGGTGATTGCTGGTTATACTGTTGTCTATAAAACGTTTTCAAAATGATCGTATTATTGTCTCCTCTTGGAGAGTCTGTCAAGCCATTTTAAAATGTGTCTGAATAAAGGAGTTGATTTTTTTCCAGGGTGTTTTTCAACCATTAAGTTAATGTTGACTGGCGTTAGAACTATGGGTTGTCCAGCTTATAAAGCAGCGCAAAAAAAATCTTGCGTGTGCAAAGTGGCACCAAAAGAGGACAAGACGattgatgaagatgaaaatgaagaacaagaacaagaagacGATCCTTATGAAGATACTTTTGCTCCTTATCaagaagaggatgatgaagaATGGGGTAATGAAGATGCACACTATAATCCATTCGGTAATGTCCCAGAGTTGCCGCCGCTGTTCAAAGAAGGTGAAGTTGATCCCTTTGATGGCCTGGCAGAGCAAATGGCCGAGTTCCGATCGTCCAGTAAGATATGGCTGGACGACAAAGAGTTTGATAAAACTTTAAAGGACAGTAAAGTGACTGACCGTCTGAAGGCAACGGCGGACGTTCTCAGAGATGCCATGGAGAAATCAAAAACTATTGGCAAAGCTGCGGAAAAAAGTCGAGAGGAGGCGATGACCAAGATTAAGGCAGCAAAGAAGGTTGTGAGCCCGCAAGGGGAGTTGTGATGATCAGATTCTTGTTGTTTTTAGGGTATGGTGACGACTAGTTTTCAACTTGTGTGTGGATGTAATCTTAAAAACTTCTTACTAATAGTCCTTTTCTTGATTTCAGCTCTTGTATGCACAGTTAATTTTAACAATCAATGGTGTTTATGCTTAACCAGCTTGAAACACAAACTGCCAAAAGCAATGAATAGAGAAAAACGATAATATTGGGGATACCTTTAGcagttttattgcaaaattctTGGCATAATCTTAGCTCAAACAGTAAAAAGGAAACGACTAATGTAGCTCTGAAAGCCAAAAAGATTTAACTATCTAAAACATGATTGCACAAGGGTATTCAAGTCATGTTGGTGGGTTGTTTTATTATTCAGTTATGGGCATTTTTGTTCTTTGTCTGATGTCTGTGACCCAGCATTTGGTTTAGAGACCGAGACTGTGTATTGAAAGGCAAAATGTGTTCCCAGCAACCGTCCACATAATTGCACTTAAAATCCCTTCTAATTACTTTATTCCAGTGTTGTGATGATTCGAAAATTTTCTGGCGGGTGGTGTGCCAGGTCTTGCTAAACCAGCTTTATACTAAGTCCAGCCTTTCTTTGCAATTTTCCTCCAGTCAAATTTGTTTTATTGGTATTAGCAAGAATTCATTGAAGTGACTCCACCTTCTCATGTGGCAGTTATCTTCTTTAGTGTATTACGTTTGGAATTCATTAGAAATTCAACCTCCACACTGTTTCCCCCGTCCTAAAATGTGAAACGATTCGGTATTCAAAAAGATGCCTCCGAAAAAAACCATTAACATGTGTTAGGTAGTATTTCCTGTGTCAGTACATTTTATGTCATCTGAGCACAATGGGGATATGAACGTCTTGCAAATGTGTTAATAGTAGTTATGTGTAAGTCACTGCGTAAACCACATCAGAAATACCACTACCAGGCCTAAAATCCTCTTCTAAGCTGGATGTTCATGTCTCTGTGCCTCTCTcttcataggttgtgacaatatggCAGGATTAGTGGCATCTACAGCACGAGCCATGGGCTGCCTATCATACAAGAAGTCACAGATCGGGAGCTGTATATGTGAAGTGGGGAAACAGATAGAGGCAGTTAAGAGTGAGACTTCAGTTGTTGGGGAGAACGGTGAACAGGTGCAAAGAACAGGATCTGATAGTCCAGCCGAGAGTCCTGGAGATGGAGGAGAAATTATGGATTCTGAAGCATTGGCGATGAAGATGGCTGTTGAGGTAGAAACAGTTTCTACtgaagatgatgatgctgatgatgatgatgatgatgatgatgacgatgccaccgttgatgaagaagaagaagacgatgaAGATGTTGATGATTTTGAAAGGATTTACAACAGTATCCATAGCATTAAAGAGCCACATGATCCTGCATTCAAAAAGGGCAAGAAAGGTTTCCAGGATCGCCTGAGGCGCTTGAAGGACTCCCTGGTCGACATTGACATGATCAAGCTTCCCGAACCACCCGCCGAGCTCGATGATGAAATTGATGAGATGATCCAGAGCGACGATGAGTTTAAGAAATACATTGAGGAGTTTCAGCATGACGAGATGCTGGCATCTGTCATTCGTGGTGATGAGGATGTGTTTGATAAACTTGACAAACTTTCACCACCTGGGTCGTAGGAAATTTATGCGTTAAATTGACAAATAATTGAAATAAGGaatgacaaaatatgaaattttttCAGGAATACTTTGGGTAACTTATATTCATTCTCAGTTCGTAGTCAGTTTTTCCCCTGAAAATGTTCCGATAATGTGAAAGCATCTTCTGAAGAAACTAGAAAATCCCTTTTTCCTAGTTGTGTCTCTAATACAAGTTGCTGTCTGCCTAAGTTCTATCTGTGTTCAGAAATTTTGAATTAGGATGTAGTTTTAGATCTTGGACAGCTGTCATTCATTAGTAGTACACCTTTAAACAAGAAATTTAACAATGGAAAAGCAAGATTTGGTGCAAATGCTGCACTATATTCTAACACTTCTTTCGGTTTGGAATCATCAACTACCACCACAGTGATTCAAATTTAGAAATACCAGTTACAGGCcaccatacatgtagatttgcCCGCATCTTTTGTCAAAAGATCTATTTTAAAAAGGTGTCGAGGGGTATTTTTTAGATTCCTTTTGCCACTGTTTCACCAGGCAGAAAGTATTCTGGCGAGTCCATTACATGGGATATAAAATTTGAATCACCACCATTCTtatatgatgatgatcttgTCATGAGTTAACTTGTGTTGTTGTCTGTTTCAGAACAGATCCTCCAATCTACTTTCTACATAACACGACGGCTTCTTGTTGATGATAACAATAAACTATAATATCATCTCTCTTTTTCAGAAAAACATCTATCAGTGTGTGTCTAACAATAACATGTTAAAAATGTCTGCTGTTGTGTCTCTTGTCACGATGATGGTGAAAAAACGTCTGCTGTTTTCAAATAGAAAAAGATGTCTCTGCTGTTATCTGTTTTGTCATGATTATGAAAAAATGTCTCTGCTGTTTTAGTTCAAATGTCTCCTCTGTTATCGTATGATCCCTGTGATTCTCTTTTAAATCTTGACTATGAAATAACCTTTCAATATTCTAGTCGATTTTTGTAGACCTATCAAACACTGATGAGAAACGGGCCTTGCCTCACCAGGAAACTCATTGCAGAATGACATCTGGTAGCTTCCCACTCAGTGTGTTTCGTCTCCCTTTGTTACTATCACCCATTTGTTATAACAGTCTGTCTCCTTCTCTCCTCAGGGTGCAAAATGGCCGCTGAACTGATGCACGGTGGAACCAGTTCGCTCGGTTGTCACTCCTACCTGGAATCACAGAAAAAAGCTTGTCAGTGCACAGGTGGTCAGCGGGACCCTTTGAAATATTTAGACGAGgaagtgaaaaagaaaaaacgTGATGTTCTGGATGTTCTTAGTGATCTTGATGGTCTTCTAGATCTGGATACAAAAGATGAGTTATAGCATTGACTATGGCATGAATAAAATTGTCGCTGATGATTCAATTGTTATAGGGGACCTTCCTTTATTGCTGAAATCATGATTGTTGCTACGTGTATTTGTTAAtgtgatacatgtaggccttaaCCTTAGTGATTATCTGTTAGAGAATGAAAGCGCCCAGCTATTTGTGTGCATACATATTTTTCTTTTGGATAGAAACCATTTTGTTAACTGTGATAATACTTTTAATACCCTTGACATGTAGAAGCTTTAGTCCATATGAACAAATTGTTAGTGAATCTTAGTTTGATTTTAAAGCAAGTTGATCAACAACACATCTTCCCAGATGATAATGATTGTTAGCAGTACTTGATATGTATGCAAGACTGTAAAATGAAATTTCATGTAAAAATCATGTTCCAAGTGCTTGCCATCTAAAAATTGGTGGTTTAGGGCTTAAATTTAATGATGATGGTTGGCCAATTGCTTGATTTAATTTATAGACTTTTGAATGGCTGCCATTTTGTTAGCAAAATTGCGAAATTGTGTAAGAATTCAAATCTAGTCAGAAAGTTGCCTCCCGGTAATTATTTTTTACACGTATTGTTTTGGAGGTAATACCAAATCTTTGGAGTGATTTGTAAAACCAGATCTGTTGGTGTTGCTTTTCACTGTAAGAGAAGTCTGTTGGTGTTCTCTTCTGTGAAATTGAAGTAATAGACTCACTTACGTATTTATACtcaagatacatgtagcaaCATTGTATTTTTCTATTGTCCTAAGTCTTCCGATGGGATGGATTTTTCTTACATATCTCAGATTTATAGATTGAATAAATctacattttgataaatttggTTGTTCTTGATTCTTTCAATGGAGTGTTTTTGAATTGCATCTCCTATCTAAAAAGATATCCCTTTCCAGACTTTACATCGTGAACTACATTTCTGACTCCGCTTTCTTCGTTGTTTAACATATAATGTAAAGAAGAACAAAACGTTTTATACACAGTAAGCAAAATTATTTTCTCTAGTGTATACAGTACATGGAACACATTGAATCTCTTACAATTTCTCAGGCGGTGCTAAAAAGGCATGCTGTGCAGGAGTTAAAATAATAATACACCTGGCAATATGCCACCATTGTCGATGATACTGCTTGCTTGTTTTAAAATTAGGGCAATACCATTCTCGACTAAAATATGCTTTGTCCTAGTTCAGTAATGCCTACTGCAATGCAAACGTATCTGAAGAACTTCAAATCTCCACTCATTTGAAAGAAAAGCAAAGATCTGATTGAGATGTTCATCCTCTCTTGTACAAATATCAATAACAATCCACTAAGATATCCTCGGATTCAGTTGACCAGGCAATGATGTCGTCCAATAAGGATTCAGGATTGGACACATACTCATCTGTGGTCTGTTGCAACTGTCTCATCAAAGTGTCAAGGTCCAAGCTAAACAGAATGGATAAGAATTGAAAAGTCCGAGAGAAATGTTCACACTTGCAGTCTCCATCAACTTTTACCTCTATAAAGGTCTCAGAATTCAACATTGAATCACtggaaaatgataaaaaattgCCAAATTCGATTGTATCGTCAGCTTTGGTCAGTCCAACTTTCTTCAACTCGGTGTCTATGAAATCAGAACTTATGCCCCGAGATTCACATTTTGTCCGCAAATCTAACAGAACCTCACAAGCTTTTAATTTGACGCTCTGATCATAATCGCCAGCTGATGACAGTAAGGATTCGAGGCAGTGATTCGATTGCAGTCTCTCAAGTTTCTCCAAGTAgtctttttgtctttttgtcCCTTCACTGCCACCGTCACAATCATTGTCAGCTGCACATGTAAGTGTAAATgagttttgaaataaagtttgaGCATAACTTGGAATGTCATTCCCATTTCTCAGATGACTGCCTCCTTCAAGCAAGGTGTTTGCAATCACACCTTCCCAGAACTCGATTGCATGTAACTTCACTTCCCAGTCAAAGTCATTCCTGGCACTAGCAACACATGAGTAAGTCTTTGGGAGCACTGTCTCTGGGATAGAGCCAGCCTTGACGAGGTAACAGAGAAGAGACATGGCTGATCTGCGTGGGAAGCCTTCTGCATCATTTGTGATGATTTCCATGGCCGCATCAACCAGCTGCTCCTGAAAAATGTAGGAAAAAATAATGTGCAGGAAGACCACGACTGTTGAGATGAGTAATTTTGGATGTTTGCAGACAGGTCTTTAAGTGCTGAAATTGTCATTGTATGAGAATTTCAAGAGTTTCAAGTGTTATTGTCATTGAACTGAAGGACAAAACAAGTGCTCCCTTCTTTTACTATAGTTTTGCCATGACCGACCATTAATAATGAAATCACGAGTGCTGTCAAACCAGGTCACCTTCCTCTTACAGTACATGCTAGGATGGACAGAAATCAAACCACGGACTTCTAAGATTATCTGTTAGAATAtcttaatgtacatgtaagtacagcTCCATTGGCACTGCTATGACAACACACACAAGGACCAATATCTTACCAGTTGATCAGCAGTTTTCCACAATTGTCGACAACTGAACATCTGTTGGATACTAGAAAGTGCTGTAGCTCGGACATAGTTATCGCTATCTTTGATACCATCCATAACGAACTGCTGAAAGTTGTGCTCCAGGATCCAATCAGTTACTTTCTCTGCAAGAAGAGAATATTGATTCAGATCCACAAGGTGGTGAGAAGCTGTTTTCGAAAGGTGAAATGTCACATGCAGCCAGGTGCCAAGTAAATGAGGAAATGCTGATGATGAACTCTTTTCTCTGACCTATATGAAGTCAAAATGACAGTGCTAAAGCATATGACCAGCTTTAatcgttttttttttaaacaagacACCTACTACATTAAAAGTTGTATGTAAGAGACTGACTCACCTGAATTTGATGCACAAACTCCAGCAACAAATGTTAAAGCAGAATCCCTGACCTCCCACCTGACATCACACATCAACTTCTGCATGAGGCGGCCAATATTTGGAAATGGATGCAAACACACGAGCATACATGCGATGAAGGCAAGTAATGTGTCAATGGATTTAACCATAACCTAAAATGAAAGCACAGGCATTTATACTAACGATATGCAGACACAGTTCTGCTCTTGAACCTTCACCCTACAAAAGTTAAGGACCAAGAAAACATCCTTACCCCAGTATCTGTATCAGCTGATTCCAGAATGGCAATCAAAATAGCCACTGTCTTCTCCAAATCTTCTTTAGGACAGGCAGTCTTTTGATCAGCAATTAACTTCAAATAGTCAAAGGCAGCTTTCTGTATCTGTACTGACCcatggagaaactgagaccactTCGTTGAGATTGGGATACCGACAGTTAACGTTGTTTCTAGAACTGTGTGAAGGTCACGGAGAGTCAGGACTGGTTCAACCTGGAGAGAAAGAAGTAATAAAATAAACTTCCAAAGGACTAGCAGAAATTGTCAAGACACCAACAGCAAGGGACAACTTAAACACACAGGGCCGagatgttcaaaacaacgttagctttaacgaAGTGTTTCAAATCTATACGTGAAAATGTTGacgggtttaactgaaagagataacatccTTAAGGATACCTAACGTAACCATCTCGACTGACATTACCACACTTCACTACTGCCATCCTTGCACTGATGACAAAGTAAGCAACCTTGATCAGTGGTGAAtttgacgtccaaaatggtgTTCTTTCCTGTGACGGCGTCATCTGCATGGCTTCTATAGATAATTTCTTTTCCAATGTGGACACTGTATTCATTGGTTATGAAGTGTAACACAATCAAACATTTACCTCGGGGCTATTTTTCATGAGATCCTTACAGCGACACACCAGGCAAAGTGTCGCTCTCCTAAAGATGGCTTTCCCATCAAAGAATTCCTGTAAAGGGTCGACAGAGCTAACAGAGTCTTGCGTCAATAGTCGTATTGGATGCTGAAGAAGGGATCTTTGCTTTTGGTGGATCAACTTATCTCTGAATTGAAATTAGAAAGATTGTAGAATCAGAATGATGAGATTAAAAGGATATTTAGTTTGTCAAAGGCCATCTGTTCAGCACCTGCAAAAAAACCAGACGCCTTTTGATATTAAAGCTGCGAAGAGAGATATCAGCTGACCTTGGGTTCAAGTAACAagatggtatacatgtacatgtatgaatttgcTTTTCAAGGTTTTCTTACCTGGATTCAAATACGACTAGAACTTTAGCAGCTGTTCTAAGGGCATCATCAAGCTTGTGCAGTCTCACCAGGCGTTCAGAGCTCTCAGCCAGCAGACTAGGTAGAGGACAGGGCAGGATACTgtgaaaaaggaaaataatgtgTCAGCTTGGAGGATATCCCTACTAAGAAGAGTCTATTATACAATGTTACTAATAACAGTTCTGGTTAATTCTGGATAATTTCTGGTTATTCCTCAagctcatgtacatgtatgctcctGGTGTTAAGTATGATACCCATTGTAACACCCACGTAACTGCTGTGAAACAGGAATGTTCTCTTATTCAAATTCAACTCACATGCTATTAGCAATATGCAATATCAAGAAAGTTTATTACATCAatagaaaacaatgaaaatccATTACATGTAACTGTAAGAACAAAACGATCATACGACCAGACTGAAAACTAACTTTGTGTGCTCCATGGCCTTCAAGATAAGTTCAGACGCTGGCTTAATCAGGCTGGCATCTTCAAGACACCGGGACAGGAGAATCACATGCTGGTTattcaaaaataagcatttaGTTATGCCTTCTGTAGCGCAGATATCTGATAACGTATTCAGCATGGCAGTGGAGGCAGTCACATCCTTTTCTTTGACAGCATATGCCAAGAGACCAAACAATTCTAATGTGATTCCTCCTGAAGTTAGAAGCTTTCCTTGGGACTCCAAATCACTGGCTTTCTGTTGTGAAGATGTCTCTTCAACACACTGCAATATCTTCTTCAGCAATTTGATGGCAGATTTCGACACAAACATACTGGGATCTGTCAGggacttcattattttattgataccACCTGAAATATTGAAGGCAAGTTTGATTTCAAAACTGTGTCAAAGTGTAAAACTGGTGTATGCCAACAGTTTTATGATGGGAAGTTGCTAGATCGGACGTGAACAACATCTGTCCTGAAGAAGCCATTGTTGACAATGGTGAAAGTGTAGATAATCCGACTTTGTGAAAGAGATTGTGACGTGAGGAGAATAATGTAAATTTCGACAGAAAAAAGCAAATGTCTCCATAGAAACACGAATGATTGGTTTACAATGATAAAAGAACACAGTTTAGGCTTACCTATTTCCACAACCAACTCCAAAGCCTCGTGATTCGTGAGCATCATCTCCAGCGCTGTGAACCAAGCCTCCCTCACAGTAGCATCCAGAAACATGTCAGAACGACGACACCCCGCAAAGGCTTTCTTTAGAGAACCATTCTCTGCAATTAACTGGTAACCTCCTTCAATCTTTCCAAGCAAGGCATAGACTTTAAGCGTAAATGCAGCAATCTTCGTATTACGATGACACAATGGTGCATTCGTCATGAGATTGTCGACCCCTTCAAGGCGCAGGAACTCCTGTAGGCTCACGGCACCTGCAGAATTAAAAGATTATCGCTATTTTTTGGCCAAGTCATTAGGAGATTCACATGGAGTAGTTGCTGACAGAAGGTCACAATCTATGAATAGGTGCTGATATGGAATAGGAGTCTGCTAATTTAAACCATGCCAATTTAAACCATGCTAATTGCTACCCCTAACACAAATGATCGTGACTTTTTAGTTTTAGATAGATACCCGGGTCCATGTTTTACACATACACAAACATAAGCAGAAACCTACCATTCTTTTGAGACATAAGGGTCAGCATCTCACAGATACAAGAAAGAAGTCGATCAGGAATGGTGTCATCTTCGATTGAGACCTCTGGATTACAGAAGAGGGTGAAGACCTTGTCGAACTTTCTCATCATCCTTTCACTGTCATCAGTCTCAATGGTAACAGACCCTACCTCAGTGTTACTCAGACCTTGTTGGTTCATAGTGAATTGAGTTTTTCTGAAACTGAAATGAGCATACAATAGACAAGTTGATAATATAGTCACTATTCATGGCACAATGGCCATCATCATGGATGGTGCACCGCAGGCGCAAGTACTCCAGAGCAAGTCTGAATTGCCAGGAGTAAGACATTTGACAAGCTGGAGTGAAGTACGTCATGGGTACATTGTCATACTGCCTCTTCTTCAAAAACTTCTCAGAGAGCACTTTTGtgtggtaaccggaaaaacgccgaccgaccgaccgaccgaccgacctactcgccgactctgacaacctcacttacggcatcccattcgcgcctcatagcccggttaccggaaaaacgccgaccgaccgaccgaccaaccgactgacctgccaacctaccgtcatatgcagtatccctttcgctt is drawn from Lineus longissimus chromosome 1, tnLinLong1.2, whole genome shotgun sequence and contains these coding sequences:
- the LOC135486860 gene encoding BRCA1-associated ATM activator 1-like isoform X1, translated to MTIFRKTQFTMNQQGLSNTEVGSVTIETDDSERMMRKFDKVFTLFCNPEVSIEDDTIPDRLLSCICEMLTLMSQKNGAVSLQEFLRLEGVDNLMTNAPLCHRNTKIAAFTLKVYALLGKIEGGYQLIAENGSLKKAFAGCRRSDMFLDATVREAWFTALEMMLTNHEALELVVEIGGINKIMKSLTDPSMFVSKSAIKLLKKILQCVEETSSQQKASDLESQGKLLTSGGITLELFGLLAYAVKEKDVTASTAMLNTLSDICATEGITKCLFLNNQHVILLSRCLEDASLIKPASELILKAMEHTNILPCPLPSLLAESSERLVRLHKLDDALRTAAKVLVVFESRDKLIHQKQRSLLQHPIRLLTQDSVSSVDPLQEFFDGKAIFRRATLCLVCRCKDLMKNSPEVEPVLTLRDLHTVLETTLTVGIPISTKWSQFLHGSVQIQKAAFDYLKLIADQKTACPKEDLEKTVAILIAILESADTDTGVMVKSIDTLLAFIACMLVCLHPFPNIGRLMQKLMCDVRWEVRDSALTFVAGVCASNSEKVTDWILEHNFQQFVMDGIKDSDNYVRATALSSIQQMFSCRQLWKTADQLEQLVDAAMEIITNDAEGFPRRSAMSLLCYLVKAGSIPETVLPKTYSCVASARNDFDWEVKLHAIEFWEGVIANTLLEGGSHLRNGNDIPSYAQTLFQNSFTLTCAADNDCDGGSEGTKRQKDYLEKLERLQSNHCLESLLSSAGDYDQSVKLKACEVLLDLRTKCESRGISSDFIDTELKKVGLTKADDTIEFGNFLSFSSDSMLNSETFIEVKVDGDCKCEHFSRTFQFLSILFSLDLDTLMRQLQQTTDEYVSNPESLLDDIIAWSTESEDILVDCY
- the LOC135486852 gene encoding group XIIA secretory phospholipase A2-like, producing MVKFSFLFVILVNFRVPVLGIDMNDLEKDAEGSLEALDNILSSFQGDEACEFKCPNEGEVKKPRPGHKPTSNGCGSFGIKLETSSLPEMTRCCDVHDFCYDTCGKVRADCDDQFQLCLYEMCEAKKTTFTTDQYEGCKMAAELMHGGTSSLGCHSYLESQKKACQCTGGQRDPLKYLDEEVKKKKRDVLDVLSDLDGLLDLDTKDEL
- the LOC135486860 gene encoding BRCA1-associated ATM activator 1-like isoform X2; its protein translation is MNQQGLSNTEVGSVTIETDDSERMMRKFDKVFTLFCNPEVSIEDDTIPDRLLSCICEMLTLMSQKNGAVSLQEFLRLEGVDNLMTNAPLCHRNTKIAAFTLKVYALLGKIEGGYQLIAENGSLKKAFAGCRRSDMFLDATVREAWFTALEMMLTNHEALELVVEIGGINKIMKSLTDPSMFVSKSAIKLLKKILQCVEETSSQQKASDLESQGKLLTSGGITLELFGLLAYAVKEKDVTASTAMLNTLSDICATEGITKCLFLNNQHVILLSRCLEDASLIKPASELILKAMEHTNILPCPLPSLLAESSERLVRLHKLDDALRTAAKVLVVFESRDKLIHQKQRSLLQHPIRLLTQDSVSSVDPLQEFFDGKAIFRRATLCLVCRCKDLMKNSPEVEPVLTLRDLHTVLETTLTVGIPISTKWSQFLHGSVQIQKAAFDYLKLIADQKTACPKEDLEKTVAILIAILESADTDTGVMVKSIDTLLAFIACMLVCLHPFPNIGRLMQKLMCDVRWEVRDSALTFVAGVCASNSEKVTDWILEHNFQQFVMDGIKDSDNYVRATALSSIQQMFSCRQLWKTADQLEQLVDAAMEIITNDAEGFPRRSAMSLLCYLVKAGSIPETVLPKTYSCVASARNDFDWEVKLHAIEFWEGVIANTLLEGGSHLRNGNDIPSYAQTLFQNSFTLTCAADNDCDGGSEGTKRQKDYLEKLERLQSNHCLESLLSSAGDYDQSVKLKACEVLLDLRTKCESRGISSDFIDTELKKVGLTKADDTIEFGNFLSFSSDSMLNSETFIEVKVDGDCKCEHFSRTFQFLSILFSLDLDTLMRQLQQTTDEYVSNPESLLDDIIAWSTESEDILVDCY